The following coding sequences lie in one Candidatus Kaelpia aquatica genomic window:
- a CDS encoding GNAT family N-acetyltransferase, translated as MVNLKTKGIVLFIVGAILLSPPACARRVHNVANLEFLNEIDWQKIQTAIDEAKDRLYAEFSGSKRWVFTEALHESMRPETEEKSFFVLEQMPTNKDLEYIRDLELDHEISILFIPYIDTWFLVRGNGTHAELPDNLDKIYRAGLVGSFGHLHYSDFWPLPSPVDVDMAITYGGFEWVIAGSGICIYEADDITNPLTGNSWLLNPYKIKDFLPKISTLETEDEALSVVSEFYKTINLDFTILLWIELENDSIAGIDVLPDLVESLHSPDDITRARALVNVASLLDEEALVILKSFSNDPSVYIRTLAIELISNMDLIDAKEAIDTAEAYLDDADFSIKSDALDIVIQLSQSEGLLEELKPAIIDCLKKTLNTEHFLSTFRELSSLRGVTDNPELLASAVSEIGTEDTIKDLHLIVDTAERDSESQLALYCLDFIDNRLPFEESSHQATARMINPLEGARLTFDDCQKISNLGSETIKDANDGKYLDLQIDLILRDGEPIFIQTSLQNSYGILYEQNGELIGCGFIEQERDGWNIKSFFVAPQMQGNGIGTKIIEELERIAISNGATKIYLEAYDFPNTISFYEKAGYTITGRTKPFRRFDLARAIDFISMEKTINDERSD; from the coding sequence ATGGTAAATCTAAAGACTAAAGGGATTGTTTTATTTATAGTGGGGGCTATTTTGCTTTCTCCTCCTGCCTGTGCAAGGAGAGTGCATAATGTTGCTAATTTAGAGTTTCTAAACGAAATTGACTGGCAGAAGATTCAAACAGCCATAGACGAAGCTAAGGATAGGTTGTATGCAGAGTTTTCTGGAAGCAAGAGGTGGGTTTTTACCGAAGCCCTGCATGAATCGATGAGACCGGAAACAGAGGAGAAATCGTTCTTTGTCCTTGAGCAGATGCCTACGAATAAAGACTTAGAATATATTCGAGATTTAGAACTTGACCATGAAATCTCTATACTCTTTATCCCTTACATAGATACCTGGTTTCTCGTCCGTGGTAACGGCACACATGCTGAACTACCTGATAATTTGGATAAAATATACAGAGCAGGTCTCGTTGGAAGCTTTGGACACCTTCATTACTCTGATTTTTGGCCATTACCATCTCCAGTTGATGTAGATATGGCCATAACATACGGTGGATTTGAATGGGTTATTGCGGGGTCTGGGATCTGTATCTACGAAGCTGACGATATAACTAATCCTTTAACAGGAAACTCCTGGTTACTCAATCCTTATAAAATTAAAGATTTCTTACCCAAAATATCTACCTTAGAAACAGAAGATGAAGCTTTATCGGTTGTCAGCGAATTTTATAAAACTATAAATTTAGATTTTACAATACTGCTCTGGATTGAATTAGAAAATGATTCAATCGCAGGTATAGATGTCCTCCCGGATTTGGTAGAAAGCCTGCATAGTCCTGATGATATAACAAGAGCACGGGCTTTGGTAAACGTAGCCTCCTTACTAGATGAAGAGGCTTTGGTAATTTTAAAATCATTCTCCAATGATCCTTCAGTTTATATACGTACACTAGCCATAGAGTTAATTTCTAATATGGATTTAATAGATGCAAAAGAAGCAATTGATACTGCAGAAGCCTACTTAGATGATGCAGACTTCTCCATTAAGTCTGATGCCCTAGATATTGTTATTCAGTTATCCCAAAGCGAAGGATTGCTGGAAGAACTAAAGCCTGCAATTATAGACTGCTTGAAAAAGACTTTAAATACCGAACATTTCTTAAGTACTTTTAGAGAACTAAGCTCATTAAGAGGAGTTACAGACAATCCTGAACTTTTAGCTTCAGCTGTGTCGGAAATAGGCACAGAAGACACTATAAAAGATCTACATCTCATCGTAGATACAGCAGAGAGAGACTCAGAATCCCAGCTTGCATTATATTGTTTGGATTTTATAGACAATAGATTGCCTTTTGAAGAATCTTCTCATCAGGCAACAGCAAGAATGATTAATCCTCTAGAAGGAGCACGATTAACCTTCGATGATTGTCAAAAAATAAGCAACTTAGGTTCTGAGACAATTAAGGATGCTAATGACGGAAAATACTTAGATCTACAGATAGATTTAATCCTTAGAGATGGTGAACCCATATTTATTCAAACATCATTGCAAAACTCCTACGGTATTTTATACGAACAGAATGGCGAACTAATTGGATGCGGTTTTATTGAGCAAGAAAGAGACGGTTGGAACATAAAATCATTCTTTGTTGCACCTCAGATGCAAGGTAATGGCATAGGAACAAAAATAATAGAGGAACTTGAGAGAATAGCAATATCAAATGGAGCAACGAAGATTTATCTGGAAGCATACGATTTCCCTAACACAATCTCTTTTTATGAAAAAGCAGGATATACAATTACTGGTAGAACAAAACCTTTTCGTCGTTTTGATTTGGCAAGGGCTATTGATTTTATCTCTATGGAAAAAACTATAAACGATGAAAGAAGTGATTAA
- a CDS encoding tetratricopeptide repeat protein — MKNKKILLILIFVTLILSNPVYARRINTVLTYNEEASFDISKINQSLNELGYSQSELLTLQLIDLFPSLQYNLSKLSQVENPREKASHLAMFIKVLIGLAVDENQFELSDVLNKRKANCYGFAQLVYVLGKSVGLDVELLLVPNFGPGHMVNLIHTDRGDIILDLTNKNPEIGFYLSPLIDWDKNYESLNEEGYLWCLREDSKIDDTYNAVQIINKDGLKAELLASRSYEKGKVGLIEEELRLCEEAEDLNPNSCVVLNNLAAIYAKLGRLEESRAYFLKAVTINPYYARAFFNLGHIEDDLGYHEEAIDAYSKAINIRPDYVEAWHNRGLVKLQSGIEIAEEDGEKAYELLEQGLKDFDQAIRLDPTYAAAYDNRATTLSLLGRHKEAIIDFDISINLDPTANAYLKRGFFKYTN, encoded by the coding sequence ATGAAAAATAAAAAAATACTTTTAATTTTAATATTTGTTACTTTGATATTATCCAATCCTGTATATGCAAGGAGAATTAATACTGTACTCACTTATAACGAGGAAGCAAGTTTTGATATTTCAAAAATTAATCAATCTCTTAACGAACTTGGCTATTCTCAATCTGAATTATTGACTCTTCAATTAATAGATTTATTTCCTAGCCTTCAGTACAATTTGTCAAAATTGAGTCAGGTTGAGAATCCACGAGAAAAAGCATCTCATCTAGCAATGTTTATAAAAGTTCTTATAGGTTTGGCAGTAGATGAAAACCAGTTTGAGCTATCCGACGTATTAAATAAAAGAAAAGCTAATTGTTATGGATTTGCACAACTTGTTTATGTTCTAGGAAAATCCGTGGGATTAGATGTAGAACTACTTCTTGTCCCAAATTTTGGGCCAGGCCATATGGTAAACCTGATACATACAGATAGGGGAGATATAATTTTAGATTTAACCAATAAAAATCCTGAGATAGGGTTTTACCTTAGCCCCCTAATTGACTGGGATAAAAATTATGAAAGTTTAAACGAAGAAGGATATCTCTGGTGTCTAAGAGAAGATAGTAAAATTGACGATACTTACAATGCAGTTCAGATTATAAATAAAGACGGCTTAAAAGCAGAACTATTGGCTAGTCGTAGTTATGAAAAAGGTAAAGTAGGATTGATTGAGGAAGAACTACGTCTTTGCGAGGAAGCAGAAGATCTCAACCCTAATTCTTGTGTTGTTTTAAATAATCTTGCTGCTATATATGCTAAGTTGGGACGATTAGAAGAGTCCCGTGCATATTTTCTAAAAGCAGTTACTATCAATCCTTATTACGCAAGAGCATTTTTTAATCTTGGCCATATTGAAGATGATTTAGGCTATCATGAAGAGGCAATCGATGCTTATTCAAAAGCAATAAATATAAGACCGGATTATGTCGAAGCCTGGCATAACCGTGGTCTTGTCAAATTGCAGTCAGGGATAGAGATTGCAGAAGAAGACGGAGAAAAAGCATATGAGTTACTTGAGCAAGGACTGAAAGATTTTGATCAAGCAATAAGGTTAGATCCTACATATGCCGCAGCATATGATAATCGCGCTACTACACTTTCTTTGTTAGGGCGACATAAAGAAGCCATTATTGATTTTGATATATCAATCAACCTAGATCCGACTGCCAATGCGTATCTTAAACGAGGTTTTTTTAAATATACGAATTGA